The following coding sequences are from one Veillonella rodentium window:
- a CDS encoding 3'-5' exonuclease, whose translation MLDFVALDFETANKFKNSACSLAVITVKGGQITKKAYSLIKPPFMSFDEECIEIHGIEPKDVLHEKTFDQLWDAIYENHLKGNIMVAHNAKFDMNVLRATLDYYKIPWPNLDYACTVKLSRAVWPDLVNHKLNTMAAYLGVEFKHHYALDDAETCAKVVMEAAKLRGADSLPDLLKSAGVPLEPFIDEKNRSAQEALHKEPEPEQMSFF comes from the coding sequence ATGTTAGATTTTGTTGCATTAGACTTTGAAACAGCCAATAAATTTAAAAATAGCGCCTGCTCGCTCGCCGTTATCACCGTTAAGGGCGGTCAGATTACAAAAAAGGCGTATAGCCTCATCAAGCCTCCGTTTATGAGCTTTGATGAGGAATGTATTGAAATCCACGGTATCGAACCGAAGGACGTATTGCATGAAAAAACTTTCGACCAGTTGTGGGATGCCATCTATGAAAACCACTTGAAAGGAAACATCATGGTGGCGCACAATGCCAAGTTCGATATGAATGTACTTCGCGCTACATTGGATTATTATAAGATTCCCTGGCCGAATCTTGATTATGCATGTACGGTGAAATTATCACGCGCCGTATGGCCTGATCTGGTAAACCATAAGTTGAATACGATGGCCGCCTATTTGGGGGTAGAGTTTAAACATCACTACGCTCTCGATGATGCGGAAACCTGTGCAAAGGTCGTGATGGAGGCCGCTAAACTGCGCGGAGCTGACAGTTTGCCTGATTTGCTTAAAAGTGCGGGGGTTCCGTTGGAGCCGTTTATCGATGAGAAAAATCGGTCGGCTCAGGAGGCTCTACATAAAGAGCCGGAACCGGAGCAAATGTCGTTTTTTTAA
- a CDS encoding response regulator transcription factor: MSEHILIIEDDLDIANIERDYLMVAGYEVTVMNNGTDGIEAALNTPVDLIILDVMLPEMDGFEVCRQIRDKVRVPIVMVTARLDDIDKIRGLGVGADDYIEKPFSPSVLIAKIKAMLAQYKRLTEKDAMETNAIQSGEIRLDPKMMKVWVNDKEVHLKKKEFQLLEFLMRNRDIVFSKEELYSRVWGLDSYGDYATVAVHINRLREEIEDNPSDSKHIITVWGVGYKFV, encoded by the coding sequence ATGAGTGAACATATCTTAATTATTGAAGACGATTTGGATATTGCCAACATTGAGCGGGATTATCTAATGGTAGCAGGGTATGAAGTGACGGTTATGAATAACGGTACCGATGGTATTGAAGCCGCTTTAAATACACCTGTAGATCTCATTATTTTGGATGTTATGCTACCTGAAATGGATGGCTTTGAAGTATGCCGTCAAATTCGTGATAAGGTACGTGTTCCTATTGTAATGGTGACGGCTCGTCTTGATGATATTGATAAAATTCGTGGCTTAGGGGTCGGTGCGGATGATTATATTGAAAAACCGTTCTCTCCATCCGTATTGATCGCTAAGATTAAAGCGATGTTGGCACAATATAAACGCTTGACGGAAAAAGACGCTATGGAAACCAATGCGATTCAATCCGGAGAAATTCGTCTTGATCCTAAAATGATGAAGGTCTGGGTTAATGATAAGGAAGTACATCTCAAAAAGAAAGAATTTCAGCTGTTGGAATTCTTGATGCGTAATCGCGATATCGTATTCAGTAAAGAAGAATTATATTCTCGCGTTTGGGGGTTGGACTCCTACGGCGATTATGCTACTGTTGCGGTACATATCAATCGCCTTCGTGAAGAAATCGAAGACAATCCGTCCGACAGTAAACATATCATTACGGTTTGGGGCGTTGGTTATAAATTTGTCTGA
- a CDS encoding DUF1700 domain-containing protein, with protein sequence MTKNNFLEALRNIFKKARVADVESIIEIYEEHFAAGYEKGLTDGEIIKSLGTPEEIYASYVDAGIITDTSGQDGESKAINMQALYERLDDYRERLLPQLPSMAKKASRTLLFIGSILSYIVGVLIFIITPAVLYLLGISWQPFENVTAFPALSIVTLVALGGMGLFAGLVCIFIGTELRGVRERYFGNLD encoded by the coding sequence ATGACCAAAAATAATTTTTTAGAGGCATTGCGCAATATTTTTAAGAAAGCGCGCGTTGCCGATGTGGAAAGTATCATAGAAATCTATGAGGAGCATTTCGCTGCCGGTTATGAAAAGGGTTTGACCGACGGTGAAATTATAAAATCGTTGGGGACCCCAGAAGAAATCTATGCATCCTATGTAGACGCGGGTATTATTACGGATACTTCGGGGCAGGACGGTGAAAGTAAAGCGATTAATATGCAGGCTCTTTATGAGCGTTTAGATGATTATAGAGAACGGTTGTTACCTCAATTGCCGAGTATGGCCAAGAAGGCTTCCCGTACGCTATTGTTCATCGGCAGCATATTATCTTATATTGTAGGGGTTCTTATATTTATTATTACACCGGCTGTTTTGTATTTGTTGGGCATCTCCTGGCAGCCGTTTGAAAATGTGACGGCATTTCCCGCTTTGTCCATCGTTACGTTGGTTGCTTTAGGCGGCATGGGATTATTTGCCGGCCTTGTATGTATCTTTATTGGCACAGAACTGCGTGGCGTTCGTGAACGCTACTTCGGAAATTTGGACTGA
- the pyrE gene encoding orotate phosphoribosyltransferase, whose amino-acid sequence MMTEQEVKQLLIDTQAILEGHFLLTSGLHSPMYVEKFNVLQHPKYTETLCKDLAERFRDQNVELVIGPMTGGILLAHEVGKALGTRAIFTEREKGVMTLRRGFKIEPGTRVLIVEDIVTTGGSVQEVVNVVNQSGGEIVGVGLLVNRSGGKAEFGVPKEKVQALLNLEVPTYKPEECPLCKDGIAMTERGSKHIK is encoded by the coding sequence ATGATGACAGAACAAGAAGTAAAACAATTACTCATCGACACACAAGCTATTCTGGAAGGCCATTTTCTGTTAACCTCCGGTTTACACAGCCCTATGTACGTCGAAAAATTCAACGTCTTACAACATCCCAAATACACGGAAACACTTTGCAAAGACCTGGCAGAACGATTCCGCGATCAAAATGTGGAGCTCGTCATCGGACCTATGACCGGCGGTATCCTATTGGCTCATGAAGTAGGCAAAGCACTTGGCACCCGTGCCATCTTCACGGAACGCGAAAAAGGCGTAATGACATTGCGTCGAGGATTTAAAATTGAACCGGGCACCCGCGTCCTCATCGTAGAAGACATCGTAACCACAGGCGGTTCCGTTCAAGAGGTTGTCAACGTAGTTAACCAGAGCGGCGGTGAAATCGTAGGCGTAGGCCTCCTCGTCAACCGCTCCGGCGGCAAGGCCGAATTCGGTGTACCGAAAGAAAAAGTACAGGCTCTTCTAAACCTTGAGGTTCCTACATATAAACCTGAAGAATGCCCGCTTTGTAAAGACGGCATTGCCATGACAGAACGCGGATCCAAACATATCAAGTAA
- a CDS encoding sensor histidine kinase, with protein MNLQIRIWISNVVLFVVPILIAFILFLLYFTGLRILANAGYYLRIEQEQQFKSVSRIAETITFYGLENNLIDTLVKPSYSLLDPKEVYVEVMDQGALVYHYGNPQIYSASAIVGLIDVNPELQGIVYQSNNTFVYEMRKYDSHHSYVYHIAIKRATNGSDSLMESVSFYIIIVASLLFIITFFAINRFVTKFIMIHVKNMTKSLQLANQQIEVEQEQQKELLAGISHDIRTPLTAIKAYAEGVRDGIAPTEEQQKRYMGIILKRANDLDSMLEELFLITTLNYKKESRPSERIELGQYVRDFVEDHLAPYKARGIDIQYRIVTDSAYINANPQLLQRVLQNVLNNSAKYKMADIGHCVIDVNSDEDYVYCVISDDGPGVPPESLERLMRPFYRVDSSRTNPQEGSGLGLSIIRRIMEIFEGRVVIENVRPHGLRVILEFPKQGEKHE; from the coding sequence GTGAATTTACAAATTCGAATTTGGATATCCAATGTTGTGCTGTTTGTAGTACCTATTTTAATTGCATTTATATTATTTTTGCTTTATTTTACAGGTCTGCGCATATTGGCTAATGCTGGTTACTATTTGCGTATTGAACAGGAACAGCAGTTCAAAAGTGTAAGTCGTATTGCTGAAACGATTACTTTTTATGGATTAGAAAATAATCTCATAGACACATTGGTTAAACCTAGCTATAGTCTGCTGGACCCGAAAGAAGTTTACGTGGAAGTTATGGATCAAGGAGCCCTGGTGTATCACTATGGTAATCCGCAGATTTATAGTGCTTCCGCTATTGTTGGACTTATTGATGTGAACCCTGAATTACAGGGCATTGTGTATCAGTCCAATAATACCTTCGTTTATGAAATGAGAAAATATGATTCGCATCATTCTTATGTGTATCATATTGCGATTAAGCGTGCCACTAACGGTAGTGACAGCTTGATGGAGTCTGTATCTTTCTACATCATTATCGTAGCCAGCCTGCTTTTCATTATCACATTCTTCGCCATTAACAGGTTTGTCACGAAGTTTATCATGATTCATGTTAAGAACATGACGAAGTCGTTACAGCTGGCGAATCAGCAGATTGAAGTCGAGCAGGAGCAGCAGAAAGAACTGCTTGCCGGAATTTCTCATGATATTCGAACTCCGTTGACGGCCATTAAGGCGTATGCAGAAGGGGTGCGTGACGGTATTGCACCTACGGAAGAGCAGCAAAAACGCTATATGGGTATCATATTGAAACGTGCCAATGATTTAGATTCTATGTTGGAGGAACTATTCCTTATTACCACATTGAATTATAAGAAGGAATCTCGTCCATCCGAGCGTATTGAGCTGGGACAGTATGTACGGGATTTTGTGGAAGATCATTTGGCGCCATACAAGGCTCGCGGCATCGATATTCAGTATCGCATCGTCACAGATTCGGCATATATCAATGCGAATCCGCAATTGCTGCAGCGTGTATTACAGAATGTACTGAATAATAGTGCTAAATACAAAATGGCTGATATCGGTCATTGTGTTATTGATGTGAACAGCGATGAGGACTATGTCTATTGTGTCATCAGTGATGACGGTCCGGGAGTGCCTCCTGAATCATTAGAACGGTTGATGCGTCCATTTTATCGTGTCGATTCGTCCCGTACGAATCCGCAGGAGGGTAGTGGCCTCGGGTTGTCGATCATTCGAAGAATTATGGAAATCTTTGAAGGCAGAGTGGTTATTGAAAATGTTAGACCTCATGGTCTACGTGTTATATTAGAGTTCCCTAAGCAAGGAGAAAAACATGAGTGA
- a CDS encoding pyruvate carboxylase subunit B, with amino-acid sequence MAKKLRICETVLRDGHQSILATRMRYEQMEPVLGLLDDIGYEALECWGGATYDSCLRFLNEDPWERLRKLKANLKNTPLQMLLRGQNLLGYKHYSDDVVEAFCNAAVKNGIDRIRIFDALNDPRNMEAAIKYSKKAGAHVQSAMVYTISPVHTTESFLKVAETLVEMGTDSLCIKDMSGLLGPADAYDLVSTFKKRFGELPIDLHSHFTCGLASTTYWEAAKAGVDIIDTAISPFAHATSQPATETMIEMFKGTEWDLGLDLDKYIPLVDHFRKVKQQIAEEFNLKPASDVIPAVRRYQIPGGMLSNTQNQLNEMGMGDRFFDVMDEMPRVREDLGYPPLVTPTSQIVGTMAMMNVMMGDRYKMVPNEVKDLVRGKYGALPGTISDDIRRTIIGDEEPITCRPADLIEPELEGYRQDLASKGYNGITDEDVLTYAMFPEVAINFFDANRR; translated from the coding sequence ATGGCTAAAAAATTAAGAATTTGCGAAACCGTTCTTCGTGACGGTCATCAATCTATTTTGGCAACGCGTATGCGCTACGAACAAATGGAACCGGTGCTCGGTCTTTTAGATGATATTGGTTATGAAGCTCTTGAATGTTGGGGCGGCGCTACGTATGACAGCTGTCTTCGTTTCTTGAATGAAGATCCATGGGAACGCCTTCGCAAATTGAAAGCTAATTTGAAAAATACCCCATTGCAAATGTTGCTTCGCGGTCAAAACTTGTTGGGCTACAAACACTACTCCGATGACGTAGTGGAAGCATTCTGTAATGCGGCTGTAAAAAATGGTATCGACCGCATCCGTATTTTTGATGCATTGAACGACCCTCGCAACATGGAAGCCGCTATCAAGTATTCCAAAAAAGCCGGTGCTCATGTTCAGTCCGCTATGGTTTACACTATTTCTCCTGTACATACAACTGAAAGCTTCTTGAAAGTTGCTGAAACATTGGTGGAAATGGGGACTGATTCCCTTTGTATCAAAGATATGTCCGGTTTGTTAGGACCTGCTGATGCATATGATTTGGTATCTACTTTCAAAAAACGTTTCGGTGAATTGCCAATCGACTTGCACAGCCATTTCACTTGCGGTCTTGCAAGCACAACATACTGGGAAGCTGCTAAAGCAGGTGTGGATATCATCGATACTGCTATTTCTCCATTCGCTCATGCAACTAGCCAACCGGCTACTGAAACTATGATTGAAATGTTCAAAGGCACTGAATGGGATCTTGGCCTTGACCTTGATAAATACATTCCGTTGGTTGATCATTTCCGTAAAGTTAAACAACAAATCGCTGAAGAATTCAACTTGAAACCAGCTAGTGATGTAATCCCGGCTGTTCGTCGTTATCAGATTCCTGGCGGCATGTTGTCCAACACTCAAAACCAATTGAACGAAATGGGTATGGGCGATCGTTTCTTCGACGTTATGGATGAAATGCCACGCGTTCGTGAAGACTTGGGTTACCCTCCATTGGTAACACCTACATCCCAAATCGTCGGTACAATGGCTATGATGAACGTTATGATGGGCGACCGTTATAAAATGGTTCCTAATGAAGTTAAAGACCTTGTACGCGGTAAATATGGTGCGTTACCTGGTACTATCTCCGATGATATTCGTCGTACTATTATCGGTGATGAAGAACCTATCACTTGCCGTCCTGCAGATCTTATCGAACCTGAATTGGAAGGTTACCGTCAAGATTTGGCTTCCAAAGGCTACAACGGTATCACTGATGAAGACGTATTGACTTACGCTATGTTCCCAGAAGTTGCAATTAACTTCTTCGATGCTAATCGTCGTTAA
- a CDS encoding S1C family serine protease has translation MNFSKYKKSIIACILALGIGLGGGYYYFGNPAGGDRPTVREQTKQTKPLTETRNTFVVQAAKKSGPAVVGITTQVFQKDIFNRTIYAGEGVGSGVLIDNDGHIVTNNHVVSGAKNGEVTVSLSDGSTVTGTVIGTDPQTDLAVVKIAPPKDIKPIEIGDSDSLQVGEPAIAIGNPLGLEFKGSVTSGVISALARTIDDQGQRFPLIQTDAAINPGNSGGALINADGELIGINSAKISKEGVEGMGFAIPINSAKPIIDSIIKNGKVIRPYLGVWAVDKQTAARNNVSYEGDGLLVVQLDYNGPMAQAGLVEGDTIDQIDGKDVINLIGLKEQIDSKSPGDTILVSYTHNGRSKSTQVKLGAVSSQSGN, from the coding sequence ATGAATTTTTCAAAATATAAAAAAAGCATCATCGCCTGTATCCTGGCTTTGGGCATTGGATTAGGCGGGGGCTATTACTATTTCGGCAATCCGGCAGGAGGGGACCGGCCTACTGTACGGGAACAGACAAAGCAGACAAAACCGTTGACTGAAACCCGTAATACCTTTGTCGTACAGGCTGCCAAAAAATCGGGGCCTGCTGTAGTTGGCATTACTACGCAGGTATTTCAAAAAGATATCTTTAATCGCACGATTTATGCGGGGGAAGGCGTAGGGTCCGGTGTGCTCATCGATAATGACGGTCATATTGTTACGAACAATCACGTTGTGTCCGGCGCTAAAAATGGAGAGGTGACGGTATCGTTATCTGATGGCAGCACCGTAACAGGTACTGTTATCGGTACGGACCCGCAAACGGATTTGGCAGTTGTTAAAATTGCACCGCCTAAGGATATTAAGCCTATTGAAATCGGGGATTCCGACTCCTTACAGGTCGGGGAACCGGCTATTGCTATTGGTAACCCGTTGGGACTCGAATTTAAAGGTTCGGTTACGTCCGGTGTTATCAGTGCATTAGCGCGAACCATTGACGATCAGGGGCAACGCTTCCCGTTGATTCAAACGGATGCGGCTATCAATCCGGGAAATTCCGGCGGTGCCCTTATCAATGCGGATGGCGAGTTAATCGGTATTAACAGTGCCAAAATTTCCAAAGAAGGCGTTGAAGGGATGGGCTTTGCGATTCCTATAAATTCCGCCAAGCCGATCATCGACTCTATTATCAAAAACGGTAAGGTTATACGTCCTTACCTCGGCGTATGGGCCGTGGATAAACAGACGGCAGCGCGCAACAATGTGAGCTATGAAGGTGATGGACTTCTCGTCGTTCAATTGGATTATAACGGGCCTATGGCACAAGCGGGACTCGTAGAAGGCGATACGATTGATCAGATTGACGGAAAGGACGTCATAAATCTTATCGGATTAAAAGAGCAAATTGATTCTAAGAGTCCGGGAGATACGATTTTGGTATCCTATACTCATAACGGGCGTTCGAAGAGCACACAGGTTAAATTGGGGGCTGTAAGTTCTCAATCCGGTAATTAA
- the pyrF gene encoding orotidine-5'-phosphate decarboxylase, producing the protein MADDRLIVALDVSTMDEVKAIVTSLGDAVSFYKVGMELFYAEGEKTIRYLQEQDKHVFLDLKLHDIPNTVAHGVSSLTYVGANLITIHGQGGPVMMKAAVQAARESAEKLGVERPKLLAITVLTSFDEEAWTATGGQLPISDQVIRLAKLAKECGMDGVVCSALEAKMIRQACGKDFLIVTPGIRPSFATTDDQKRIATPASALQDGASRLVIGRPITQAEEPREAVRLIIEEMESLSK; encoded by the coding sequence ATGGCAGATGACAGATTAATCGTAGCCCTAGACGTATCCACCATGGATGAGGTGAAAGCGATCGTCACATCCCTCGGTGACGCGGTCAGCTTTTACAAGGTCGGCATGGAACTATTCTACGCCGAAGGGGAGAAAACGATTCGCTATTTACAGGAACAGGACAAGCATGTATTTCTCGACTTGAAATTACATGACATACCGAACACGGTGGCCCACGGTGTATCGTCCTTGACATATGTGGGCGCTAATTTAATCACGATTCATGGGCAGGGCGGCCCCGTGATGATGAAAGCAGCGGTACAGGCGGCTCGTGAAAGTGCGGAAAAGCTCGGCGTGGAACGTCCAAAACTATTGGCAATCACCGTGTTGACCAGCTTTGACGAAGAAGCTTGGACGGCTACAGGCGGTCAGTTGCCGATTTCCGATCAAGTTATCCGCCTCGCAAAGCTCGCTAAGGAATGCGGCATGGACGGCGTCGTATGCTCCGCCCTCGAAGCGAAAATGATTCGACAGGCCTGCGGCAAAGATTTTCTCATCGTCACACCGGGCATCCGTCCCTCTTTTGCGACTACAGATGACCAGAAACGTATCGCCACCCCGGCAAGTGCCCTTCAGGACGGTGCCTCCCGCCTCGTAATAGGCCGTCCTATCACCCAGGCAGAAGAACCTCGCGAAGCAGTCCGGCTAATTATTGAAGAAATGGAGAGTCTATCAAAATGA
- a CDS encoding PadR family transcriptional regulator, giving the protein MQVQLKKGVMDMLVLALLTQNDCYGYEIVSTISEYIEISEGTIYPLFNRLKKEKYVETYLKESPTGPSRKYYHITADGRMAYARMRQEWDEFSGIINILLKGVDYNDQK; this is encoded by the coding sequence ATGCAAGTTCAATTAAAAAAAGGTGTTATGGATATGCTCGTACTTGCATTGCTAACACAGAATGATTGCTATGGTTATGAAATTGTGAGTACGATTTCGGAGTATATTGAAATTTCGGAAGGTACTATATATCCATTGTTTAATCGATTAAAGAAAGAGAAGTACGTTGAAACGTACTTGAAAGAGTCGCCTACAGGACCATCGCGGAAGTATTATCACATTACGGCGGATGGGCGTATGGCCTATGCCAGAATGCGTCAGGAATGGGATGAATTTTCCGGTATTATCAACATCCTGTTGAAAGGAGTCGACTATAATGACCAAAAATAA
- the deoC gene encoding deoxyribose-phosphate aldolase has product MLGKELLRYVDHTLLKPTATWDEVKQICADAVTYKTASVCIPPDFVGAAHEAFPKLNVCTVIGFPLGYETTEVKVAETEQAILDGANEIDMVVNLGKVKEGDFEAVTSEIKALKAACGNKVLKVIIEACYLTDAEKVALCRCITDGSADYIKTSTGFGSGGASIEDVYLFKKHIGPNVKIKAAGGIRSVTDMKAYIEAGCARIGASAAVELLKNHLDEDY; this is encoded by the coding sequence ATGTTAGGAAAAGAACTGTTACGATATGTGGATCATACGTTGTTAAAACCTACCGCGACGTGGGATGAGGTGAAGCAAATCTGTGCGGATGCCGTAACTTATAAAACCGCTTCCGTATGTATTCCACCTGATTTTGTAGGCGCTGCACATGAAGCCTTTCCGAAGCTTAACGTATGTACCGTTATCGGATTTCCTTTAGGTTATGAAACGACAGAGGTGAAGGTGGCCGAAACGGAACAGGCCATCCTTGACGGGGCCAATGAAATCGATATGGTTGTCAACTTGGGCAAGGTTAAGGAAGGTGACTTTGAGGCCGTTACATCGGAAATTAAAGCGCTTAAAGCCGCTTGCGGCAATAAGGTTTTAAAGGTTATTATCGAGGCGTGTTATCTGACCGATGCGGAAAAGGTCGCACTATGTCGGTGCATAACTGATGGCAGTGCTGATTATATCAAAACATCGACGGGCTTCGGTAGCGGTGGTGCCAGTATAGAGGACGTATATCTTTTCAAAAAGCATATCGGTCCTAATGTAAAGATTAAGGCCGCCGGCGGTATCCGCTCCGTAACGGATATGAAGGCCTATATTGAAGCCGGCTGTGCACGCATCGGTGCCAGCGCAGCTGTAGAACTATTAAAAAATCATTTGGATGAAGATTACTAG
- a CDS encoding transcriptional regulator: MRRIIIAAILMVICAVGATTSFVVNDLPNFGEWMKTNEQQFRRPPKHDGPHKHMDKPMMDDRNQKGPQDGMPPKENPGQGPQNGPQGQPNPPQGPVAPPQGQPNAPQGPMNGNQPDGAVPPQASNTQQGAAQPNTQAQ; encoded by the coding sequence ATGAGACGAATTATAATTGCGGCGATTCTCATGGTTATATGTGCCGTTGGTGCAACGACATCGTTTGTGGTCAATGATTTACCGAATTTCGGTGAATGGATGAAAACGAATGAACAACAGTTTAGACGACCTCCGAAACATGACGGCCCGCATAAGCATATGGATAAACCGATGATGGATGATCGGAATCAAAAGGGGCCTCAGGACGGAATGCCTCCTAAGGAAAATCCTGGTCAAGGTCCTCAAAATGGTCCTCAAGGACAGCCAAACCCTCCACAAGGACCGGTGGCTCCGCCTCAAGGTCAGCCGAATGCACCTCAAGGTCCTATGAATGGAAATCAGCCTGATGGTGCCGTGCCTCCACAAGCATCCAATACGCAACAGGGGGCAGCACAACCGAATACACAGGCTCAGTAA
- a CDS encoding glycosyltransferase family 9 protein has protein sequence MNILFVRLSYIGDILHATPAARWIKEQYPDAKLHWIVTPGMADLLKGNPYVDEIIPWERDVYEAHSKKLHIPTMWRMWWDLKAKLKPYHFDVAVDVQGRLISGLVLLASGAPIRLGLGGTKELNWLFTNYKAKPGKAHVIRRYMDVVQLLPRALADKGIAISKENGADDKEIIDTNTLYAMNFRVSPESKKWAESIWSSLDGADKAEDASDTRSNSGILRICLVLGTSWTSKEWPQDKWYSLVESLRYRANFICLGGEKEAEQYAPFIETIRATDMKHIVQDMMGHTSLEELGAIIAKSDVVVSADTGALHMALALGKPAVALFGPTNPNIWGPLTGHYRVLVNDTLDCLGCRKRRCPKPAQYCMSGIDSIRVKKAIMELIGEVKYGKD, from the coding sequence ATGAATATATTATTTGTACGCCTCAGCTATATTGGGGACATTTTGCATGCCACCCCCGCAGCTCGGTGGATAAAGGAACAGTATCCGGATGCTAAGTTGCATTGGATCGTAACGCCCGGCATGGCGGACTTACTGAAAGGCAACCCTTATGTAGATGAAATCATCCCGTGGGAACGGGATGTATATGAGGCACATTCAAAAAAACTGCATATCCCTACGATGTGGCGTATGTGGTGGGATCTGAAAGCCAAGCTGAAGCCCTATCATTTTGATGTGGCTGTTGATGTACAGGGACGGCTTATATCGGGGCTTGTACTGCTTGCATCGGGTGCACCTATCCGACTGGGCCTAGGCGGTACAAAGGAATTAAATTGGCTTTTTACAAATTATAAGGCAAAACCAGGTAAGGCGCATGTAATCCGTCGATACATGGATGTAGTACAACTATTACCTCGTGCATTGGCGGATAAAGGCATAGCGATATCGAAAGAGAATGGTGCTGATGATAAGGAAATAATCGATACTAACACTTTGTATGCGATGAATTTCCGTGTCAGCCCTGAATCAAAAAAATGGGCGGAATCTATATGGTCATCGCTTGACGGAGCAGATAAGGCTGAGGATGCATCGGATACGCGTTCCAACTCCGGTATCTTGCGGATATGCCTGGTGTTGGGTACATCGTGGACCAGCAAGGAATGGCCTCAGGACAAGTGGTATTCTCTTGTGGAGTCATTACGATACAGAGCGAATTTCATATGTCTTGGCGGTGAAAAAGAAGCGGAGCAGTATGCACCTTTTATAGAAACTATAAGAGCGACGGATATGAAACACATCGTACAGGATATGATGGGGCACACATCGCTGGAGGAACTGGGTGCAATCATTGCTAAGAGCGATGTTGTTGTCAGTGCCGATACGGGAGCGCTTCATATGGCGCTAGCCCTTGGGAAACCCGCTGTTGCACTGTTCGGCCCTACAAATCCGAACATTTGGGGCCCTTTAACCGGTCATTATAGGGTGTTGGTTAATGATACGCTGGATTGCTTAGGCTGTCGGAAACGGCGCTGTCCGAAACCGGCACAGTACTGCATGTCCGGTATTGATTCGATACGGGTGAAAAAAGCAATTATGGAATTGATAGGAGAGGTTAAATATGGCAAAGATTAA